Genomic DNA from Oncorhynchus mykiss isolate Arlee chromosome 2, USDA_OmykA_1.1, whole genome shotgun sequence:
TTTCAAGTGCTTAAAGAGACATTCCAGAGGTTATTATATTGTAGCTCCAAGATATCAGCAGTATTACCTTTTCAGAGCCTGTTCAATCTCCCTAGTGATGAAATTGATAAATATGAGCTATGACATTTTACCAATAAAATTGATCAAaataaggcctagattcaatcggATTAAGTGTTGACCAGCGTTGTCTTGAGTTTTGGCGGCGTCAGGTGTTACtgcgttggagctgtcaaatcggtgaACAAATGCTCCTGTgatcattgtcacgaagccaTACTCGTCTCACTCGCGATAGAAGTTCAGAaagagaaagtgtaggctatatagaaataatgaaaTTATTATTAATTATCAAATTGGAAAtcactaaacaaaataattagcatttctatcagcctaatcgaggtttagattacatctcacaatccagtgttcgaacttgtaaacaaggctacATGGGATTTCTCTCAATGCGTCTccatgcagccaatggcaatgtccgctttaggtataaCGCCGggagccgcttgtggatttgacagctctaatgcgGGTGTTGGCTAGTGCGCATCTGATAGAATCTAGccctaaaaaaaaatgttaagcatcaacaacaacaaaaaatagcaAAGCCGAAAGTTTTTAAAAAACTAAATAGATAAGCAATCACACACTTATAATTCTGTCAATCAGAATTAACATTGAGGCTAATGAGATTTTCAAAGCACTTAATTCGTGCAATTCCACAGATCTGTTAAAAATAAACTGAGTATCTTAGTGTTGATTTGACGTTCAGTATGGAGTAGAAATTTTCATGAAACTGTACAAGGGTTGGATTCAATCCTTAAGTAGCGCGGGAACGTCGCCTTTAAATATAAATCGAGCTATAACGTGGACCTCCCCCGATTAAATCCAGTCCATTACGTTAAAACCCCTTGGcattaatataaaaaaatattttaagtaACAACAGGCAAAACCAACATATGCAACACAATCCACTCAAACCTAGATGTATATTTTGTCAGTAAAGATGAACGCTGCTCAAATCATACTAACATATTATTTTCAAAGTTCAGCAAGGCTTGCCATGTTCGGCACTAATATTTCATGCCTGTGTATTTGTTTTATATGTAGACCTTGTTTTTACAATAAAGTAAGCAATAAAATTACACTTGACGCTTGTCTCAATTATTTTTTAAAGCACTAGCTTCACATTATTTTAGATGTTAGTATATTAAGCCCAGGCTTCAACAAGACAGGATTTGGAAGGCTGGTCACGTGAGACTAGGCGCTCGATTCAATCCATATCGCCGAAGTTCAGCACTATAGCACAAAtgtatttaaaggcaatgttcctgtgTTAGATCTCAATCAGAAATGTTATTTTAAGCATGCTATTGCGCTGAACAtctgcgatacggattgaattgAGCCCTAGATCCCCTTAACCTGGCTTATTAGTTTCATGGTTCAGAGGAAGCCTACAGTGACAGCATATGCTTCAGGGATTCATAGAGAATGCACACGTCCCACTATCTATTCAAAGCTAATTAACCAGAGGAAGAATAGTCTTGTGGTAGTTGTAACCTGACAGAGGAACAGCATAGCTTTGCAGCATTCAAATAAAGCAACAATACATAAGATAACAGGAATAAACAAGGCTTTAATGTAGATAAGGGCAATAGTTTAATTCTAATGAGTTAGTCTCATTTAGCAACATTTTTACTGACAATCAAAATGCACGCTTCTTCAGCACtcaacaattaatcaaatgtaaaTATCATTCTCTAATCATTGTTTACACACTTAAAACCAGTCACCAATTACAACATATGTATTCTCGCCCTTCCACAGGTTGCTCTCCAAGCAATATAATACAGATTGTGTACTTGAAAAGGTGCAGCTAGTTAATAAATGTACACCtaggctgggattcaatctgAGGCGTGCTATAGAACAGACTAAGGTCATTTACGCTTGAGCCGACATGTGCAGTGGTTACCGTGAATAGGATTTCCGCAAACGTCTGAGAAAATGTCTTTAAAAAGGTACATTGTCGGCTGTCTAGTGCTTAAATTTATTCCAGGgcatctcaaatcaaatgttagaTATGTTACTGTCAACAGTAACATATTGTGAGTACAATCACGACTAAATAAGGAATACACAACATGCAATAAATGTATGATCTATCAGATAAAACTGATACTTATTTGACCCTTTTATACTGATTTTTCTATTGTTGAGATGGGTGTAAAGGCCTCATTGTCACCACCAGAAGGCTTACAGGTATACCCGAATGACAAGGCAATAATTCTGAAAAATCTTGACTCCTTCGTACATATTTTGGTTGTTGAAAGCATCTACCCTCTGACAACTTAACGTATAAACATTGATAAATCATGTCAAACATAAAAAGACAACATTTGTTTTCTTTTGGAATTCATGATTTCAAGCTCAATTGATTGATGCAGTAAATGCATCCTTAACAGCTGGTCCAGGGTAAATTTGTTGTTTAACTCAATGGTAAGGAGTAGGACAGGGGTTGAGAGATGACCCTAGAACAGATGTTAACAACAAAATAACCATAACCTTGTTGTGCATTATGCTAACTTATAGCGTAGGATCCCTAGACGTGAATCAGGTCGCAGGTCTATGCGTTGTGAAGCTCATGCTCCTGACCACTCCTGCCTACTGCGTCTGGATTCGACAGAGGGTCCAAGTCGGCGAACAGGTTAAACCAGGCTGAAAGGTCTTTGGCGGTCTCTGGCGTCTCTGTACAATCAGAACCAAAGGTAAACCATCTCACACAGTAAACTTGGATGTTGAATAGTAATGTCTTGTTTAATACAGGGCTTCATCTGACTCAGACATTGTGCTATTCTTGGTAATATTTATACCCAACAAGTACTCCGAAAGCGCTCATAAACACACGTTCTTGCTGGAAACAGCTTTTTTTTATGAGCTAAACCCTTTCTTTCAATTCTATTCATATGTTTTACTCGTTTGGCCCAATCCTACCTCTTGCTGCTGTTGGCCTAGAGGGGTTCTGATTGGCTCCAGATGATTGCTCTGTTGCCTGGGAGATGGGCTGTGGAATGCTCGTGGCCCAATCTGGAAGGGAGATGCAGATTTAGACCCATCTTGAGGGGATACACAACGTTGCTTGATCCAGGAGACAATAAATTACTTTCACACAGAACTTTTGTATGAACAGGACTTTGTGCAATAGACAAGAATATTGCAATTATTGAACACTGCATATCTATGCATGTTCTCCAAAATACTATTGTCAGTCCATAACCATTTCAAAGGTCAAATAAGGGGTACTTAATTATATTTGTCCAGTTTCACGCATGCACAAGTATGTATGTACCCTGTACAAGTGTGGTGTGAAATGGAAACGTATTTAATAATACATTTAGATCCACATGAGGTTTAAAGATTATATTTCAGTATGACTGTTCACTTCACTAGCCCCCACTGTGAATAtagacaaacacaaaaacagatgATGGACTAGTAGTCGTTGCCCAGACCCAGAGAGAAATGGAATGGAAAGAGATTAGCAATTAGCTATGGGTAAGCAAATCAAATAGCCAGTGCCTATTACTTATACAGCTGTAGTTTAAAAAAAGCATTTTAGGGCCACTTTTCTCTGTGGAAATAGTTACGCATGGTGAAAAAGGTTTATTTGTTGAAGTACTTATTCAGAGAGAAGAAAAACTGTCAAGGCTGACTGCACAGCCCTAATTATGTCATTTCTGGGCTCATTCATAAAATCTAACCAACCACAGGGTTGAATTTAATTACACCAATACAAATTGGTTCAATTGTCGCATGCTTCATACTCTGGTCAGGGATTTCTCCTCAATTTAATCAAGGATGATCTtttacatgctttctctcctcaaCATCCTGTGTTTTGGAAGAACTATACGGTGATGCTTCACATGGTTTGTTTTTCAATGAAGAGCAATGCAATCTGACCAATGAATAAATATGCACAACAGTGTTGTATGATCTACAGtatttgacctctgacctgagaGCGAAGATTGGAGATTGTTCCTGTTCTGGTCCAGGAGGTGAGAtgggaggaagatggaggagtCTTCCTCTTGCTGGGGTTCCACTAGGCCCCCTTTACTAGTGGCTCCGCTCCCCTGGTCCCCCTTACCAAACACCTCCTGCCACTCCTGTGAGAACTCGCCCTCATCCAGAGACGTGCTGCCCAGAATCTCATTCAACAAGGCCAAgctgtccctctctccaccctcctcctgcTCTTGACTAGAGAAGGCTGAGAGAAGATCCTCAGGCCCTGGAATAACCAATACCAAATACTGTGTTATTTAGAGGTGGACAGTGGGGCCTAACAATGGGTAGTTGATTATGTTTTTTAGGGTGAAATAATTTCACATGATCTGTTCATGTATTTTTCTCTGGTATTCATTTAGGACACAGGTGGTGCTTCTGTACATTACCTGTCATTTGTCTATTAAGGTCGATTTCTTCAAAGAATTGTCCAGAAGGTGTCTTGGTTTGAGCTGCACAGGATGAGAGTGAAAAGTGCATGGTAACTTGGtttaaggcctagattcaatcaaaTTAAGCTTTAATCCGGATTccatgcagccaatggcaatgtccgtgATAGGCATAATACCGGTAGctacttgtggatttgacagctctaacacaaTTCCACCTCAGACACGGTCAACACAACAGCTATGCGGGTGTCAGGAATCTGATTTAATCTAGCCATAAATATAGAAATATTCATAAATACACTGTTGTCCGTTACCTTCTTCATTGGACTCTTCATTGGGATCTATTGAGATAAGTCtaaggacaacaacaaaaacacgtTACATGTGTACAGTATAGGATCCTGTGTAGCATAATGTAAGACTTTAAATGAATTCTGTCATGTTGTATGGATTCCACTTACTGGCCATCTGCAGTCTCCTCAAGATCAGTCTCTGTTTGGActttcttctccctctttttcttcgATCCCTGAGATGACAGTTTATCCATGGGGTCTTGGAGGCTCTGGAAGTAGAAGAATGACATACGGAGAACGTCACAAGACATGACACCGAGTGCTGTCATCTAAGTGAGGCCTTATGGTGAAACACACCGTTCTTCGTTATTGTAGATATAAAAACGGACTGTTCACCGTTTCCAAAATCCTGACAAAGATgacagggctcccgagtggcacagcggtctaaggcactgcacctcagtgctagaggcgtcactacagaccctggttcgattccagtctgtatcacaaccggccgtgattgggagtcccatagggcggcgcacaattggcccagcgtcgtccgggttagggtttagccggggtaggcagtcattgtaaataataatttgttcttagctgatttgcctagttaaataaaataaaaaatatgatagAGGCCTCCCTCACCTTGATTGTAGAGAACTCATATTGCTGGCAGCCCTTAAAGCTCTCATGAATGGCAGCCATAGTGTGAGACGTCTTCTCCCAGAAGTGCAACAGGGtggtctgaaacacacacatacttattAGCACAAGGCTGTAGCCAACAATTACTATTATGCAATAATTGTTATTTTACTTTCTGTGCATACACCACTCCTTGATATTCCGGTGTACCTGGTATGTGGTTAAAACATGAGAAAGCAGATTACAGCGGCTGGCTCCTAATAAATCGACTTTCTGGCAGACATCATTCTTCAGTTTGTCAAAGCTTGTTTTAGTGGTTCGCACCTGCACTTGAAcctgagatgagaggagagattaAATATTACTCAACAGAAGGAAGACAGGATCATAACATAGGCACAACATTGCATGGAATAAAGATCACACATGAGAATACACTGATGTTGCAAGTGCAACTGAAGTATTTCTCACTCAAGATAACCCTTGAGTGTAACCAAcacaaaacagaagaaaacatGCCTTTCCCCTAGTTCCCATGAATCAGCTCCATACTGAagtacacaatcacacacaacacatttacagtaaatTGCACCATCTAGTGGTAAATATAACCATTTCCATTTTCTGTTTGATTCTATGAAATTCTGATTTAAATTTGCTCTAAAGAAACTGGTACAAATGCTTAATCAATCTGGCCCACTGACTCCATATGATTGAGACCTATATCTAAAGAGAGTATGCTAACCTTGCGGAATTTCtccatctgtttgtgtgtgtctggatCGAGCTCCTGGGATACATCCTTCATCCAGAGCAGTGCTCCACGGTATTCCGTCCTGGACTGTTCCATGCGGTTCACCGTCAGCCAGGTGTCAGAGATGGCCCGGTATCGGAAAGTCTCCACCTCCTGGTAGAGGCGAGACAAAGGACTACGCAGAGACAGCCTGAGGGGGACAAAAGACTGTCATCAACAGAGAACAAATGAAGTGCAGCCGACACAATGTGGATGAGTGAGTGAGGAGCAGCAGCTGGACGAAAATATCCATTTAGAAAGAAGATGATTGTCTGTTCACCTTTTTTCTGCTCCTGAATCTTTTGACTGGGTTATTGTCACTAAAGCTTAAAGATGTAGCAGCAAACAGTAAGTAAACATACACTGATAAACCTTCACCTAAACAACATGGATTATCATAGAACTCTCTCAATTGTGAGTCATCAGTTTCTATTCAAACACTCTGGGTactgtgttgatacagtacaggccTATGTCTGTCGGAATACAAAGCTGTCACTGTATGccgttttctttctctttttgtctCCACACAGCAGACTCCTAGCCTGTCCCTTAGGAGCCAATTGACGCAATCGTCCATCTCATGTCTCTCTACACTGGTAGTCTGTCTTCTCCTCTGTAAGAGGGAGACTACTATCATAGGTagtgtgtgagtttcaagttcattttcaccccccaaaaatgtacctTTATAAATATAGCATTCTATGCATCATCACATTTGCAGACTTATGTAAGATAGCCCACTATTCataatgtgatgagtagattggatAGTCATGATTTAGGCTAATAATATAACTCAATCACTGTTCGCAAAAAAAGACTGTTCAATGCACGGCTGAGCGCGTAGTGACGTAGAGATATAggctatatcagatatgtttcttcTTTCTTTGCACAGGAAGAAATGTGGCCTTtcataaacacatttcatgcaattctactacactttataagcagaatattttttttataaatacgACAGAAATTACAGGGTAACCTACTCTGCTGAGAAtgacaaacagatcaataaaaattGAAAGAGACACAAATACTTACAATATGACGTCCATCTAACCCGGAAGAGGAAATGATTGTCCAAAAACAAACTTTCAAGTGGCACTGATCAGTGAACACTCACCGGGGATATATAGCGGATGATCTCGGATGGTGCTGA
This window encodes:
- the LOC110488127 gene encoding islet cell autoantigen 1, with translation MERGNYGGYSREYFDRFIESQDSSVVNKFQQKYWKTKQKIIKVTGKKEDEHVVASDADLDGKLEVFHSVQRTCMELLKVIEQYQRRICFLSQEENELGRFLRSQGSQDRTRAGKIMQATGKALCFSSQQRLSLRSPLSRLYQEVETFRYRAISDTWLTVNRMEQSRTEYRGALLWMKDVSQELDPDTHKQMEKFRKVQVQVRTTKTSFDKLKNDVCQKVDLLGASRCNLLSHVLTTYQTTLLHFWEKTSHTMAAIHESFKGCQQYEFSTIKSLQDPMDKLSSQGSKKKREKKVQTETDLEETADGQLISIDPNEESNEEAQTKTPSGQFFEEIDLNRQMTGPEDLLSAFSSQEQEEGGERDSLALLNEILGSTSLDEGEFSQEWQEVFGKGDQGSGATSKGGLVEPQQEEDSSIFLPSHLLDQNRNNLQSSLSDWATSIPQPISQATEQSSGANQNPSRPTAARETPETAKDLSAWFNLFADLDPLSNPDAVGRSGQEHELHNA